From one Aeropyrum camini SY1 = JCM 12091 genomic stretch:
- the upp gene encoding uracil phosphoribosyltransferase, with the protein MAAVRVLGGETPLARYVLRVLRDRSTGFPEFRSYVRIAGSILAVYIAGELGWVEEEVETPLGAKARELAPAGPVYVVGILGASLPMVEGFASMIPEARIALVAARRVEEPGRLKIEVYYSRLPRRFDGPAVILDPMLATGKTVAEAVRLARDRGAVKVIIGSIIASRQGVEYISSLYGDTPIYTLALDPELDDNYFIVPGLGDAGDRALGVEP; encoded by the coding sequence GTGGCGGCCGTAAGGGTTCTCGGCGGCGAGACGCCCCTGGCACGCTACGTCCTAAGGGTTCTCAGGGATAGGTCTACCGGGTTTCCGGAGTTCAGGAGTTACGTCAGAATCGCCGGCTCAATACTTGCCGTCTACATAGCCGGGGAGCTCGGCTGGGTGGAGGAGGAGGTGGAGACGCCTCTCGGCGCTAAGGCAAGGGAGCTTGCCCCGGCTGGGCCTGTATACGTGGTGGGCATCCTCGGCGCCAGCCTGCCCATGGTTGAAGGTTTCGCCTCTATGATACCGGAGGCTAGGATAGCCCTAGTAGCCGCCAGGAGGGTTGAAGAGCCTGGGAGGCTCAAGATAGAGGTCTACTACTCTAGGCTGCCCCGCAGGTTCGACGGGCCGGCGGTGATACTCGACCCGATGCTGGCCACCGGGAAGACTGTGGCCGAGGCTGTACGGCTGGCCCGGGACAGGGGTGCTGTAAAGGTTATCATAGGCTCTATAATAGCGTCTAGGCAGGGCGTAGAGTACATATCATCCCTCTACGGCGACACGCCCATATACACGCTCGCCCTAGACCCTGAGCTGGACGACAACTACTTCATAGTCCCGGGGCTTGGCGACGCGGGGGACAGGGCCCTCGGTGTGGAGCCCTAG
- a CDS encoding TIGR00269 family protein — protein sequence MGLASVVCDACGVRRAVVLQRHTGRRLCRECFREDIVRRVRREVERWGMIGPGETVLLGLSGGKDSYVLLDALSEIVGPSRLVAVSIVEGIPGYNREGDVDEIRRVAAARGVDVIVTSIREYVGASLYEVYARARSRGAAHAACTYCGISRRRILALYARLYGAHKVATAHNLDDEAQTAIVNFLRGDWVGMLKTHPLYRSGGEDLVPRIKPLRKVYEWETASYVVIHRYPVQEAECPFINMNPTLRARVRAALRVLEEERPGTLLRMMERLDVTLEQLAQAMKPSSLGRCERCGEPTSPKRRLCKLCELLEEAGFYEPIYAIAGGGKRLRLQSPTARPG from the coding sequence GTGGGGTTGGCTTCTGTAGTCTGCGATGCCTGCGGTGTTAGGAGGGCTGTGGTGCTGCAGCGCCACACTGGGAGGAGGCTCTGCAGGGAGTGCTTCAGGGAGGATATTGTTAGGAGGGTTAGGAGGGAGGTTGAGAGGTGGGGTATGATAGGTCCTGGGGAGACTGTGCTCCTGGGGCTGAGCGGGGGTAAGGACAGCTACGTGCTGCTCGACGCCCTCTCAGAGATAGTGGGGCCCTCTAGGCTTGTGGCTGTCTCCATAGTGGAGGGTATACCTGGCTATAACAGGGAGGGTGACGTGGATGAGATTAGGAGGGTGGCCGCGGCTAGGGGTGTCGACGTGATAGTCACCAGCATAAGGGAGTACGTTGGCGCCAGCCTCTACGAGGTGTACGCCAGGGCCCGCTCCCGGGGAGCGGCCCACGCCGCCTGCACGTACTGCGGTATAAGCAGGAGGAGGATACTAGCCCTCTACGCTCGCCTCTACGGAGCCCATAAGGTGGCTACAGCTCACAACCTCGACGACGAGGCTCAGACGGCTATAGTGAACTTCCTCCGGGGCGACTGGGTCGGCATGCTGAAAACCCACCCGCTATACAGGAGTGGAGGGGAGGACCTGGTGCCGAGGATAAAGCCGCTCAGGAAGGTGTACGAGTGGGAGACGGCAAGCTACGTTGTCATCCACCGCTACCCGGTGCAGGAGGCAGAGTGCCCCTTCATAAACATGAACCCCACCCTAAGGGCCAGGGTGAGGGCCGCCCTGAGGGTTCTGGAGGAGGAGAGGCCGGGCACCCTGCTCAGGATGATGGAGAGGCTCGACGTGACGCTGGAACAGCTAGCCCAGGCCATGAAGCCCTCATCCCTCGGGAGGTGCGAGAGGTGCGGGGAGCCGACCAGCCCGAAGAGGAGGCTCTGCAAACTCTGCGAGCTCCTAGAGGAGGCGGGGTTCTATGAGCCGATATACGCCATAGCAGGCGGAGGCAAGAGATTAAGGCTCCAGAGCCCCACCGCTAGGCCTGGGTGA
- a CDS encoding MFS transporter, whose amino-acid sequence MKAVRGRAARLSLALLLFWAGYSIYYTITRRAVEEGAGGGSYFLGVLMSGAEEAPLAASIVLGYLADRTGYRIPLALGLLEAGIVASMAFSPIEAYPLLAGAASLVYALSYSALMGLVLGESGGSGFRYSVIAAFGSLGWALGGFAGGAVYSRLGTLGLAVAAALMALSYTVALSASPSRGGAAPGVRDTVAALRGVASIFASLSTGWAALGFFFGAASIRLSEALESPVAYGLVLTTLPALLGFLARPAAGRLVDRVGAVAVLALTNSAYSILALAFGISTSPVLLALAWSLPLYPFRDAAAAVAVSSRLERRLQATAAGLLSASESVGGAATLAIALLIDGRFGEMMLASIALMLASTLLLALDSPRAPHRGPCPPRRQAPGL is encoded by the coding sequence ATGAAGGCTGTAAGAGGGCGGGCCGCCAGACTATCCCTCGCCCTCCTCCTCTTCTGGGCCGGCTACTCGATCTACTACACTATAACTCGGCGCGCCGTGGAGGAGGGGGCTGGCGGCGGCTCCTACTTCCTCGGCGTCCTCATGTCTGGGGCTGAGGAAGCGCCTCTAGCGGCGTCAATAGTCCTAGGCTACCTGGCGGACAGGACCGGCTACCGCATACCACTAGCCCTAGGCCTCCTGGAGGCGGGTATAGTGGCGTCAATGGCCTTCTCACCTATAGAGGCCTACCCCCTCCTGGCCGGGGCTGCATCCCTGGTCTACGCCCTCTCATATTCCGCCCTGATGGGCCTCGTCCTCGGGGAGAGCGGGGGAAGCGGCTTTAGGTACAGCGTCATAGCCGCCTTCGGCAGCCTGGGCTGGGCTCTAGGGGGCTTCGCCGGCGGGGCCGTCTACTCCCGCCTCGGAACCCTTGGGCTGGCGGTGGCTGCAGCCCTTATGGCCCTCTCATATACCGTAGCCCTCTCAGCCTCGCCCTCCCGCGGCGGAGCGGCTCCCGGGGTTAGGGATACTGTAGCTGCGCTGAGAGGAGTTGCAAGCATCTTCGCAAGCCTTTCAACAGGCTGGGCGGCCCTCGGCTTCTTCTTCGGGGCGGCCAGCATAAGGCTGAGCGAGGCGCTTGAGAGCCCTGTCGCCTATGGCCTTGTTCTAACCACTCTGCCAGCGCTACTAGGCTTCCTGGCCAGGCCTGCTGCGGGCAGGCTGGTAGACAGGGTTGGGGCCGTCGCCGTCCTCGCCCTGACTAACTCTGCATACTCTATCCTCGCCCTCGCTTTCGGGATCTCAACCAGCCCGGTGCTGCTGGCTCTGGCGTGGAGCCTGCCGCTATACCCCTTCAGGGACGCTGCTGCAGCCGTGGCTGTGAGCAGCAGGCTGGAGAGGAGGCTGCAGGCTACGGCGGCCGGGCTTCTATCCGCCAGCGAGAGCGTGGGGGGTGCTGCAACCCTGGCTATAGCCCTTCTCATCGACGGGAGGTTTGGGGAGATGATGCTGGCCTCGATAGCCCTCATGCTAGCCTCAACACTGCTCCTGGCGCTAGACTCTCCTAGGGCTCCACACCGAGGGCCCTGTCCCCCGCGTCGCCAAGCCCCGGGACTATGA
- a CDS encoding DUF655 domain-containing protein, translating into MSRQPRPRDRKPSLQGRPQPHIAALEVEAIVLDYIPEGNPRDPHREHRSKPVVQGLGVRRLHLVDGVPLHEVDILERVTLAREVVYNVPIIARLPGGVERRVKSVSVAVTCLPGQAREGGVREIYCYPLSYADQATLEALQQLLGEGDERHRYILVDSPDKLSEVARGHGLSGKIVSTPRDPISYQDLTDVARATLPDAVRKLVREREEFFVEFFNVAEPINIRIHALEALKGVGKKMARHLLLERERRRFTSFEEVKKILKIDPAEALAEKILEEIECRDTVKYYFFVEPCDPSKPYLGYTERMWKSYAARVRARREAAGGESGS; encoded by the coding sequence GTGTCTAGACAGCCCCGCCCCCGCGACAGGAAGCCGTCCCTCCAGGGGAGGCCGCAGCCACATATAGCCGCCCTGGAGGTCGAGGCTATAGTTCTCGACTACATACCGGAGGGCAATCCGAGGGACCCCCATAGGGAGCATCGCAGCAAGCCCGTTGTCCAGGGGCTGGGCGTTAGGAGGCTGCACCTCGTAGACGGCGTCCCTCTCCACGAGGTGGATATACTGGAGCGTGTCACCCTGGCGCGGGAGGTGGTGTACAACGTCCCCATAATAGCCCGCCTCCCCGGGGGGGTGGAGAGGAGGGTGAAGAGCGTTAGCGTCGCGGTTACATGCCTCCCGGGCCAGGCGCGGGAGGGCGGGGTTAGGGAGATATACTGCTACCCACTCTCCTACGCGGACCAGGCGACGCTGGAGGCGCTGCAGCAGCTGCTGGGTGAGGGGGATGAGAGGCACAGGTATATACTGGTCGACTCGCCGGACAAGCTGTCGGAGGTGGCCAGGGGCCACGGGCTCTCGGGGAAGATTGTGAGCACGCCCAGGGACCCCATATCCTACCAGGACCTCACCGACGTGGCCAGGGCTACCCTTCCGGACGCTGTTAGGAAGCTCGTCAGGGAGAGGGAGGAGTTTTTCGTGGAGTTCTTCAACGTGGCCGAGCCTATAAACATCAGGATACACGCGCTCGAAGCCCTCAAGGGGGTGGGCAAGAAGATGGCCAGGCACCTCCTACTCGAGAGGGAGAGGAGGAGGTTCACGAGTTTTGAGGAGGTTAAGAAGATTCTCAAGATAGACCCTGCGGAGGCTCTCGCCGAGAAGATATTGGAGGAGATAGAGTGTAGGGACACCGTCAAGTACTACTTCTTCGTGGAGCCCTGCGACCCCTCCAAGCCCTACCTAGGCTATACTGAGAGGATGTGGAAGTCCTATGCAGCCAGGGTTAGGGCGAGGAGGGAGGCGGCGGGCGGAGAGTCTGGTTCGTAG
- a CDS encoding 50S ribosomal protein L21e: protein MVKAPRGYRNRTRKLLRKPVREKGSVPRLSTYLREYEAGDKVAIVINPSFPDWGMPHRRFHGLTGTIIGRRGEAYEVEVYLGRKRKTIFVPPVHLKPLTTAAEKGSG, encoded by the coding sequence TTGGTCAAGGCGCCCAGAGGATATAGGAACAGGACTAGGAAGCTGCTGAGGAAGCCCGTGAGGGAGAAGGGTAGCGTACCAAGGCTCAGCACCTACCTGAGGGAGTATGAAGCTGGCGATAAGGTGGCTATAGTCATAAACCCCTCCTTCCCCGACTGGGGTATGCCCCATAGGAGGTTCCACGGCCTCACAGGGACAATCATCGGCAGGAGGGGCGAAGCATACGAGGTGGAGGTCTACCTGGGCAGGAAGAGGAAGACGATATTCGTACCCCCCGTCCACCTAAAGCCCCTAACCACGGCGGCTGAGAAGGGCAGCGGCTAG
- a CDS encoding 50S ribosomal protein L13e, with amino-acid sequence MARPRVSLPEGVEPPKAIVKKPRLVKHGPIDPGVRKGRGFSLGELAEAGLDAKKAMRLGLHVDKRRKTVHPWNVEALKNYLERLREAGVEV; translated from the coding sequence ATGGCCAGGCCCAGGGTAAGCCTGCCAGAGGGTGTGGAGCCGCCTAAGGCTATAGTCAAGAAGCCGAGGCTCGTGAAGCACGGCCCCATAGACCCCGGTGTCAGGAAGGGCAGGGGCTTCAGCCTCGGCGAGCTCGCGGAGGCGGGGCTAGACGCTAAAAAGGCTATGAGACTGGGCCTCCACGTTGACAAGAGGAGGAAGACTGTCCACCCGTGGAACGTGGAGGCCCTCAAGAACTATCTAGAGAGGCTTAGGGAGGCGGGGGTAGAGGTCTAG
- a CDS encoding CopG family ribbon-helix-helix protein, which produces MARRRFGVSMHEDLARRLDEASRSLGVERSRLVEKAVEALLDDYKHLLSRHSCSGIIIVSCHTGGEAEIAGAVEKFRDIVAARLHSHTRSSCIEAIIVEGDSARIAMLHRKLESLGCGARYISIPKHR; this is translated from the coding sequence GTGGCTAGGAGGAGGTTCGGGGTTAGCATGCATGAGGACCTGGCCCGGAGGCTAGACGAGGCCAGCCGCAGCCTGGGGGTGGAGAGGAGTAGGCTGGTCGAGAAGGCCGTGGAAGCCTTGTTAGACGACTATAAACACCTGCTCTCCCGGCACAGCTGCAGCGGTATAATAATAGTGTCCTGCCACACGGGGGGAGAGGCTGAGATAGCCGGGGCCGTCGAAAAGTTCAGGGACATAGTGGCGGCGCGGCTACACAGCCACACCAGAAGTAGTTGTATAGAGGCTATAATAGTGGAGGGCGACAGCGCGAGGATAGCCATGCTACATAGAAAGCTGGAGAGCCTAGGGTGTGGGGCCAGATACATATCGATCCCGAAACACCGCTAG
- a CDS encoding Clp1/GlmU family protein, with product MEVAGGSALIRGPGRIEVVEGAAEVLGGRVDEGSGLVVPAGRAVLARVEGRALLSGAVSTAGADASYERFDSIAREALPLGRVAIVGPSDSGKSTLAAWIVNKSGGGYRLLSTDIGQNEVYAPGFVALASPRSIVIPGLDDSFSSVEPCFVGSFTPRGVESRYLACASRLASMAGQVVIDTDGWISLWEGLESKAALAIASRAKLVLAVGLPPRSARLLERVWGLDAVAVERLASQGGKTRGERALHRERLIALRTSGGRERRVRPGEAEIVGAPIFRGEPLPPDTLRTLHPTAIYGEKVDGDIVVVARRGGRPGASPGLRVLREGWEKGLIAAVHTGSGTYVGVVTRASYREPWVSVYTRAEGDIAVLEVGRSRVDVDSLMGRAKW from the coding sequence GTGGAGGTTGCCGGCGGCTCGGCGCTGATCCGGGGCCCGGGGAGGATAGAGGTTGTTGAAGGGGCCGCCGAGGTTTTGGGGGGGAGAGTGGATGAGGGGTCTGGGCTGGTGGTCCCGGCGGGTAGGGCGGTGCTGGCCAGGGTAGAGGGGAGGGCTCTACTCTCCGGCGCCGTCTCCACAGCGGGTGCTGATGCTTCGTACGAGAGGTTCGACTCTATAGCCAGAGAAGCTCTGCCGCTGGGGCGCGTTGCTATTGTGGGGCCGAGCGACTCGGGCAAGAGCACGCTGGCCGCCTGGATAGTTAACAAGAGTGGAGGGGGCTACAGGCTGCTCTCGACGGATATAGGCCAGAACGAGGTCTACGCCCCCGGGTTTGTGGCCCTCGCTTCCCCGCGGAGCATAGTCATCCCCGGTCTAGACGACTCGTTCTCGAGCGTGGAACCCTGCTTCGTAGGGAGCTTCACACCCCGGGGTGTTGAGTCCCGCTACCTAGCCTGTGCCTCGAGACTGGCGTCGATGGCAGGCCAGGTGGTCATCGACACGGACGGCTGGATATCCCTCTGGGAGGGGCTCGAGTCAAAGGCGGCCCTGGCCATAGCATCTAGAGCCAAGCTAGTCCTGGCGGTAGGCCTACCACCCCGGAGCGCCAGGCTGCTCGAGAGAGTTTGGGGGCTAGACGCGGTGGCGGTGGAGAGGCTGGCCAGCCAGGGAGGTAAAACCCGGGGTGAGAGGGCGCTCCATAGGGAGAGGCTCATCGCCCTGAGGACCTCGGGCGGTAGGGAGAGGCGAGTCAGGCCTGGGGAGGCCGAGATAGTTGGAGCCCCCATATTCAGGGGCGAGCCCCTCCCGCCCGACACACTTAGAACTCTACACCCCACCGCCATCTACGGGGAGAAGGTTGACGGGGATATAGTGGTCGTGGCTAGGAGGGGAGGGAGGCCCGGCGCCAGCCCGGGTCTGCGGGTTCTGAGGGAGGGCTGGGAGAAGGGGCTCATAGCCGCCGTGCACACGGGCAGCGGGACCTATGTTGGCGTGGTTACAAGGGCCTCGTACAGGGAGCCGTGGGTGAGCGTGTACACAAGGGCTGAGGGGGATATAGCTGTTCTGGAGGTGGGGAGGTCTAGGGTGGATGTGGACAGTTTAATGGGGAGGGCGAAGTGGTAG
- the rsmA gene encoding 16S rRNA (adenine(1518)-N(6)/adenine(1519)-N(6))-dimethyltransferase RsmA — MQPGLGRGGRRRAESLVRRVLGLAGLRPSDRLGQHFIIDDRAVGEFLKPITRAAEGGLREALEIGPGAGSITLPAAGVLDRIVAVELDRRLASALSTLAPPSVAVVVGDGLKYAAVSRAPLVYSNTPFNLSPAIVEALASNNRVSAAVLGVQYEVARRMVARPGSRDYSRLSVLVSLVFEAELTGVVKPQAYYPRPQVLTAVVVVRRLRRWRSLYSVAMELAGCAFTQRNKKASKVLRRCLEAAGCTPPRWLETLGDARVWMLEPWDFVRLAEACRG, encoded by the coding sequence ATGCAGCCAGGGTTAGGGCGAGGAGGGAGGCGGCGGGCGGAGAGTCTGGTTCGTAGGGTCCTAGGGCTCGCCGGCCTCAGGCCCAGCGACAGGCTGGGCCAGCACTTCATAATAGACGATAGGGCGGTGGGCGAGTTCCTAAAGCCTATAACGCGGGCCGCGGAGGGAGGCCTCCGGGAAGCCCTTGAGATAGGGCCGGGGGCGGGCTCTATAACCCTGCCAGCGGCCGGCGTCCTCGACAGGATAGTCGCGGTGGAGCTGGACCGCAGGCTAGCCTCAGCCCTCTCCACCCTGGCACCCCCCTCCGTGGCTGTTGTTGTGGGCGACGGGTTGAAGTATGCGGCCGTATCGAGGGCGCCGCTGGTCTACTCCAACACGCCCTTCAACCTCTCCCCCGCTATAGTGGAGGCCCTGGCCTCCAACAACAGGGTGTCGGCGGCCGTTCTGGGCGTCCAGTACGAGGTGGCGAGGAGGATGGTGGCCAGGCCGGGTAGCAGGGACTACAGCAGGCTCTCAGTGCTAGTCTCCCTAGTGTTCGAGGCGGAGTTGACGGGGGTTGTCAAGCCTCAGGCCTACTACCCCAGGCCCCAGGTCCTCACCGCCGTGGTGGTCGTCAGGAGGCTTAGGAGGTGGAGGAGCCTCTACTCCGTGGCGATGGAGCTGGCGGGCTGCGCGTTCACCCAGAGAAACAAGAAGGCCTCTAAGGTGCTGAGAAGATGCTTGGAGGCGGCGGGGTGCACCCCGCCCCGGTGGCTCGAGACGCTGGGTGACGCTAGGGTATGGATGCTGGAGCCCTGGGATTTCGTGAGGCTTGCGGAGGCCTGCAGAGGGTAG
- a CDS encoding tRNA pseudouridine(54/55) synthase Pus10 has product MDSRVLDSALKALSRYPLCDRCLGRLFARLGRGWSNRERGEAVKRVLVMELHRMALEGEEGALEKLVSIAPNVGEVARGVVESLSPGSYREGGPCAVCGGLLENAIASAVEEGYRLLKAYDVERFVVGVRLGGDVARAEEEVKRVAGAGYGESIKAEIRREVGKLLLGRGGVKVDFDNPEATLLVEFPGGGVEIQVNSLLYRGRYWKLGRNISQAYWPTPEGPRYFSVEQALWPMLKLTGGERLVVHAAGREDVDARMLGSGRPMIVEVKSPRRRRIPLEKLEEAANKGGRGVVRFRFESAARRAEVALYKEEAARVRKVYRALVAVEGGLGVGDVDRLRRALEGAVIMQRTPSRVLHRRPDILRRRRLYSLDCSPLEEGVLMECVIEAEGGLYIKELVSGDRGRTRPSFAEVLGREALCIELDVVWVEHEAPGAPG; this is encoded by the coding sequence TTGGATAGCAGGGTTCTAGATTCAGCCTTGAAAGCCCTATCCCGCTACCCGCTCTGCGACCGCTGCCTGGGTAGGCTGTTCGCTAGGCTGGGGAGAGGCTGGAGCAACAGGGAGCGGGGTGAGGCTGTCAAGAGAGTTCTGGTTATGGAGCTTCACAGGATGGCCCTCGAGGGTGAGGAGGGGGCTCTGGAGAAGCTAGTCTCTATAGCGCCCAACGTAGGGGAAGTGGCGAGGGGGGTCGTCGAGAGCCTATCCCCCGGGTCCTACAGGGAGGGCGGCCCCTGCGCAGTCTGCGGGGGGCTGCTCGAGAATGCGATCGCCTCCGCCGTGGAAGAGGGCTACAGGCTGCTCAAGGCTTATGACGTGGAGAGGTTTGTCGTCGGCGTAAGGCTCGGGGGGGATGTGGCTAGGGCTGAGGAGGAGGTTAAGCGTGTAGCAGGAGCCGGGTACGGGGAGTCTATAAAGGCTGAGATCAGGAGGGAGGTTGGAAAGCTCCTGCTAGGCCGGGGGGGTGTTAAGGTGGATTTTGACAACCCGGAGGCGACGCTCCTGGTGGAGTTTCCGGGGGGCGGGGTTGAGATACAGGTGAACAGCCTTCTATACAGGGGTAGGTATTGGAAGCTGGGCAGGAACATAAGCCAGGCCTACTGGCCCACCCCAGAGGGGCCTAGGTACTTCAGCGTCGAGCAGGCCCTATGGCCCATGCTCAAGCTGACCGGGGGGGAGAGGCTTGTTGTCCATGCGGCTGGAAGGGAGGATGTGGATGCGAGGATGCTGGGCAGCGGGAGGCCAATGATAGTCGAGGTGAAGAGCCCCCGGCGTAGGAGGATACCTCTAGAGAAGCTGGAGGAGGCGGCGAACAAGGGGGGCAGGGGTGTTGTTAGGTTTAGGTTCGAATCTGCGGCCAGGCGGGCCGAGGTCGCCCTTTACAAGGAAGAGGCTGCCAGGGTCAGGAAGGTCTACCGAGCCCTCGTCGCCGTGGAGGGGGGTTTGGGGGTGGGCGATGTGGACAGGCTGAGGAGGGCTCTCGAGGGGGCGGTTATAATGCAGAGGACGCCGTCTAGAGTCCTCCACAGGAGGCCAGACATACTGAGGAGGCGGAGGCTCTACAGCCTGGACTGCAGCCCCCTCGAGGAGGGGGTGCTTATGGAGTGCGTCATAGAGGCGGAGGGGGGCCTCTATATCAAGGAGCTTGTAAGCGGGGACAGAGGCAGGACCAGGCCCAGCTTCGCCGAGGTCCTAGGCAGGGAGGCGCTGTGCATAGAGCTCGACGTTGTGTGGGTGGAGCACGAGGCCCCCGGCGCGCCGGGCTAA
- a CDS encoding DNA-directed RNA polymerase subunit F, with product MERRILESKAVPYQVAKKYMYERVKEGDIISIQESTWEYFRRVVLWDDPEAAIELVEEIVREGVSREAAANIASICPRTEGELRSILEMDRSITSVHEMASKLYPIVSKYCRG from the coding sequence TTGGAGAGGAGGATTCTAGAGTCTAAAGCCGTCCCCTATCAGGTTGCCAAGAAGTATATGTACGAGAGGGTTAAGGAGGGAGATATAATATCCATACAGGAGTCCACCTGGGAGTACTTCAGGAGGGTGGTCCTCTGGGACGATCCAGAGGCTGCCATCGAACTAGTCGAGGAGATCGTGAGGGAGGGTGTAAGCCGGGAGGCCGCCGCGAACATAGCGAGCATCTGCCCCAGGACCGAGGGCGAGCTGAGGAGCATTCTCGAGATGGACAGGAGTATAACCTCGGTCCACGAGATGGCGAGCAAGCTATACCCCATAGTCTCCAAGTATTGCAGGGGGTAG
- a CDS encoding RNA methyltransferase: MERLRIVLVETEGAVNLGFVARLAENFEADELYLVSPRASLEEARRYAARAAWRLDAAVVVGSLEEALKGVSASLCTSSHTSERDALRAPLAPWEAAEVLAATPGTVALVFGRESVGLTRGEIALCSLYSSIPASPRYPSLNLSNAAAIYLYEVYRARRAGAVARGAVDERLLALLRAYASALASRLVHRERASEVAVSLVRMASKSVMARREVENLIYLLSKACRAVEGCMDEVPRYLQPGD; encoded by the coding sequence TTGGAGAGGTTGAGGATAGTCCTCGTTGAGACTGAGGGCGCGGTTAACCTGGGGTTCGTGGCTAGGCTGGCCGAGAACTTCGAGGCCGACGAGCTCTACCTCGTCTCCCCCCGGGCTAGCCTGGAGGAGGCGAGGAGGTATGCGGCCAGGGCTGCCTGGAGGCTTGACGCTGCAGTGGTTGTCGGCAGCCTGGAGGAGGCTCTCAAGGGGGTCTCAGCCAGCCTGTGCACCAGCTCGCACACGAGCGAGAGGGACGCCCTCAGGGCCCCGCTAGCCCCCTGGGAGGCTGCTGAGGTCCTAGCAGCCACCCCAGGCACCGTGGCCCTCGTTTTCGGCAGGGAGAGCGTGGGCCTGACCCGCGGCGAGATAGCTCTCTGCAGCCTCTACTCCTCCATCCCCGCTAGCCCCAGATATCCCTCCCTCAACCTCTCGAACGCGGCCGCGATATACCTGTACGAGGTTTACAGGGCTAGGAGGGCTGGGGCTGTTGCAAGGGGTGCGGTTGACGAGAGGCTTCTAGCGCTGCTCAGGGCCTACGCCTCCGCGCTGGCCTCGAGGCTCGTGCATAGGGAGAGGGCGTCGGAGGTGGCGGTCTCCCTTGTCAGGATGGCGTCCAAGAGCGTTATGGCGCGGAGGGAGGTTGAAAACCTGATATATCTCCTCTCCAAGGCGTGTAGGGCTGTGGAGGGGTGTATGGATGAGGTTCCTCGCTACCTGCAACCCGGGGACTGA
- a CDS encoding 50S ribosomal protein L11 methyltransferase, whose amino-acid sequence MDAGALGFREACGGLQRVEVSWSGGSMRVYINRCTYPPSDDTVLALEAMEALRREGRVYRSALDLGTGSGALALAALRVLGAWRVVAVDAYPCPALAARATLPPQALVALCPYASCVSGGFDIALVNPPYLPEKPPLPGGQGCSPTLAEAWAGEGVMRGMLEAAGRLAREVLAVYSSLSGVTPQEVLGAMGFASRVLASERFFMERLEVVHAWRG is encoded by the coding sequence ATGGATGCTGGAGCCCTGGGATTTCGTGAGGCTTGCGGAGGCCTGCAGAGGGTAGAGGTGTCCTGGAGCGGCGGCTCGATGAGGGTCTACATAAACAGGTGCACCTACCCGCCCTCCGACGACACGGTGCTGGCGCTGGAGGCTATGGAGGCCTTGAGGAGGGAGGGGAGAGTCTATAGGAGCGCGCTAGACCTCGGCACGGGCAGCGGAGCCCTAGCCCTCGCAGCCCTCAGAGTGCTAGGGGCGTGGAGGGTTGTGGCGGTAGACGCCTATCCCTGCCCCGCCCTAGCTGCGAGGGCCACGCTACCCCCCCAGGCTCTAGTGGCCCTCTGCCCCTACGCCTCCTGCGTCAGCGGCGGCTTCGACATAGCCCTGGTGAACCCGCCGTACCTACCCGAGAAGCCGCCTCTCCCCGGTGGACAAGGGTGCAGCCCCACACTGGCGGAGGCCTGGGCTGGCGAGGGTGTTATGAGGGGGATGCTGGAGGCCGCTGGGAGGCTGGCAAGGGAGGTCCTCGCCGTCTACTCCAGCCTCTCAGGCGTCACACCCCAGGAGGTCCTGGGTGCCATGGGCTTCGCCTCCAGGGTGCTCGCCTCAGAGAGGTTCTTCATGGAGAGGCTTGAGGTGGTGCACGCTTGGAGAGGTTGA